The Solanum lycopersicum chromosome 8, SLM_r2.1 DNA segment ATTTCcacaactaatttttaaaaagtccaTGCAATCAATCTTAAAGTTTTGACTTGTTTACAATTTAAAAGGttgatataataaaatgttttttttatttataaatttttaagaattaagAAGTGTGCAGAACTAATAGTGAACAAATTAAAAGGAATATGGCACCTATTAGGTGCGGAATAAAAACATCTTTTCGAAAAGTAATTCCTCTTATTTCGCCCACTTATAAGCTAATAAAGTGAACTACAAAATCCTTGTAGGATATTTTAAGAGATTGCAGATTTTAgaataaattttcttcttatgtGATCTCTCTTCTTAAAGACTTGTATAGAGATATTAAATTTACGGTActgataatttaaattattattacatataaaaaagatgttttttataaattaaaaaggaaaaaatgtcaaataagTTAACTTAAAAGAcaatattaaatgaattaatgtgTAGGATTTTCATAAATATCGGGAACTAAAGTGTCTTTGCAATACGGAAGATTATCTTTCTTACTGTGTTGTCAGAGCTACGGCTGTTTAACACAAATTATTActctcttaattttattttattatgtaatattttttgacttgatataatattaaataaaaaaaataaaaacttttaaaaattcttgtctagaataattttttaatatttgtgtgattattatttattttattaagaataaaataaaattttaaagttaaattaatattaatcacgataaaataatattttttaaaagaaaaaaagaataaaatgtcAAATGAAATGAATAGAAGaaagtatattattttgtttttggcACATGTGTATTCTCAAATTTAATGGTACTATTTGCTGATAAATTCCTTATTAATTACTTTCGATATCTCTAATTACTGATTCACTTTTGAATTAatgtatttatcaaaaaattaagtattacgtaaatttattattttatcttttttaattataaaataaatataataaattaaaaaaaaaaatttgattcatcaaaataaacgATAAACGAGTATCATCTAGGACGTAGGGAAGATTAATGAACGACAcaatttcaataaatataaagTATTCAAATGGCTAGAGATTTGAGTTTAGGTGGCTAAGTGGAATAGGTGGACAAATCTAGGAGGTAATGTGtacaatttcataaatattgGGGGCTAAACTGTCTTTGTAATAAGGAAGGTATCTTTCCACCTCAACGGTTAGAGTTACGGATGcaatttattactattaattattattttatttttgtactcTTATTTTAATGGCATTATTATTTGCGAGTAAATCCCCAGACTACTAAATAACCTCAACAGCTACCAAACACTCGCTTCGCGCACTCTTTCTCAATCGCCGTTTCTCTCTCATTCTCGAATCTCCAGAATCCGGCCAACATGCATAGACAATCACTCGGCTCATCGGGATCGAAGTTACACCTTGCACATGGAGTCGTCCTCGTCGGCGGCAGCAGGGACGAATCCGCCGTCGTGACGGCGGCAGAGTCTCAGAAGATAATGGCGAAGGACCAAGCCTCTCCGTCGTCACTCTCTAACAACTACGATGAAGGAGAAGAACAAGTACGCAAGTCAATCAAGGCTCTTAACAAGTCATTGTCTAGAGCTGAGAAGTACATTCACCTCATTCCTGTTCTCACATTTCTCTGCTTCTTCATCCTCTATCTATTCTCTCACAGTCCGTCTGATAAAGGTACACTGCATCTTAGTTTCGTGATTCAGAGAAAAAACGAACTCGTTTACTGATTTACATGTTTTTTGTTTCAGATTTAGCTCAATTTCAAGGATTTGAAGGCTTCGCTAAGCGTATAGGTATGCATATTGCGCATTTTGTTTCGCCGTTCCGCAATTGTTTCAATTTAGATTTCAGATTTAGTTCCATACTTCCATTATACTCAAGTATTCAtcaatttcaattcaaaaaaatcGGCTCTCAATGTGTTTTACATACTTCTCAGATGCCTCGTGATCCGTATTTTGCTTGCTCTAATGAGTTCTCTCTTTTTGCTCTGTATATACAGAATCAGCAAATATTGACGACGAGTTGCAGAGAGTATTAGAAACTAAAAAACCGGAAGTTTTAGCGATCCGAAGCGTAAGGAACTTGCAAGAGATTGATAGACAGGATTCAAATCATCGGCGCCACCGAAAACTCGCCGATTTTTAAGCCGCTGTTTGTGCTTCTTACTCTTCTTTATTCTCCGTATATTACTCAACCACCTATTCATGGCGAATTCACCTTCGGCGGAGCTTCTCTCACGTGCGTAACTCGTTTCCTTGCCAATTTTACCGTTTCATTATTACCACGCCTGTGTGCATGTGAATTTCTTATACTAGTAATTTTGGCTGTTTTGAACAAAATCAAATTTACCGGTGAAGTACtctgtaaatattttactttactATATATGATGTACCAAAAAAGCAAAATATTCACTTCCAAGTTTTGGATACGTTAAATGGAAATTTCTGAGCTGGAGCTGGAAACTAGAaaggaaaatatcaaaatttgtgtttgtatagaGTTATAAGTTATAACAAAAGATCTTCGGTGAAACCgacagttttttttttctttttcagtaTTAGCCATTTATCGTGAGTTTAAGTTGATTATTTGGTCAATTAAAAGATTTGATCAATCTCTAGGAATTTAAATCAGAATCAATGATTACTGATACTAATTTAATACTAGAAATAAATGGATTagcatttttaacttttaattctCAAGAATTTAAATTAGGAATAACTATAAATATTGGATAGGGCAGAGGGAAAAGCCAAAAGGTGAGGCAGGAGAGTGAGAGTGTGATAGAAATATGAATGCAGAGTGATTGTGGAAAACAGCTGGAAATTTGGGACCGTTACAGATGCCTCGTGTTTCGTTTGGAATTTCCAGCTGGGAAATACTTATATATTCATATGCTAACCTAGCTgagcttatttaattattattttttattattcacatttgagtttaactattttaaattaatattggattcatctttctttttaatattttttttatattcgggacttgaatttaaaattt contains these protein-coding regions:
- the LOC101268496 gene encoding uncharacterized protein: MHRQSLGSSGSKLHLAHGVVLVGGSRDESAVVTAAESQKIMAKDQASPSSLSNNYDEGEEQVRKSIKALNKSLSRAEKYIHLIPVLTFLCFFILYLFSHSPSDKDLAQFQGFEGFAKRIESANIDDELQRVLETKKPEVLAIRSVRNLQEIDRQDSNHRRHRKLADF